From Montipora foliosa isolate CH-2021 chromosome 6, ASM3666993v2, whole genome shotgun sequence, a single genomic window includes:
- the LOC138007680 gene encoding DEP domain-containing protein 7-like, whose amino-acid sequence MAEFVKLSTECKSDNLAREPFKATKIWNELVEHLRANVEQRRRRWKFQYYENCFRGVDVVEVLHCYVQSNPHLSKDATRDQVKCLCQILLEKRVIECVTIEDKTKSHSFEDGSKLYRFSSLNQVISSPSQSEKKRGRRGSLLGERDNNTSRRKSLRFTPKSQKRFADLLMSESTRWPDTNFTRPQKSWNKRRRLSLDAGLNLRKNKMAMLSSESGSSRDFISQVWFEVALSQLLQLTEVPFLEDVLASPSTDDDMGVVVMSNDIPEHWKENSNHKENIGSESGDVWVQAGMECIQLQTDFPLPHCSEMSYINLANAKEAEIQQLLLEYYGSLEDSLIPANLVDLVNGMLCTLANDWSKIKSLLPLLALTLPLCQRKHLKKLLNFIGMSADRSSGRFIIKRFTSAILPKDIKDKASGQRLVSLMVCHQQQMFTIPTPVKELFQNSVFSLKQGMCPTLTSKISKQLSIEEYQQQKLQTTNESLSDLMTFIVDNLHMSLKEKEERLKLFQKHHNDVFLWQFPDGNL is encoded by the exons ATGGCTGAGTTTGTAAAATTGAGCACCGAATGCAAAAGCGATAATCTGGCTCGCGAACCTTTCAAAGCAACAAAAATATGGAATGAGCTCGTCGAACATTTGCGAGCGAACGTCGAACAGCGTCGAAGACGGTGGAAATTTCAATATTACGAAAACTGTTTTCGCGGCGTGGACGTGGTTGAAGTGCTTCATTGTTATGTTCAGAGCAATCCCCACTTGTCAAAAGATGCCACCCGAGACCAGGTAAAATGTCTTTGTCAGATTCTGTTGGAGAAACGAGTCATTGAATGTGTAACCATCGAAGACAAGACGAAGAGCCATAGTTTCGAAGATGGAAGCAAGTTGTATCGATTTTCGTCATTGAATCAAGTTATTTCATCACCGTCTCAAAGTGAGAAGAAACGTGGTAGAAGAGGAAGTCTTCTCGGCGAAAGGGACAATAACACAAGTAGACGAAAGTCGTTGCGTTTTACACCCAAATCGCAAAAGAGATTTGCTGATCTGTTAATGTCCGAGTCTACACGATGGCCTGATACAAACTTTACGAGGCCGCAAAAATCATGGAACAAGCGAAGACGACTGAGTTTGGATGCTGGTCTAAATTTAAG GAAGAATAAGATGGCCATGTTGTCTTCTGAATCAGGAAGTTCCAGAGATTTTATCAGTCAAGTATGGTTTGAAGTGGCCCTTTCACAACTCCTTCAGCTTACAGAGGTTCCATTCCTGGAAGATGTACTGGCCTCGCCATCAACAGATGATGACATGGGAGTGGTTGTCATGTCAAATGACATTCCTGAACACTGGAAGGAAAATTCCAACCACAAGGAAAATATTGGCTCTGAATCTGGGGACGTTTGGGTTCAAGCAGGGATGGAGTGCATTCAGTTGCAGACTGATTTTCCTTTGCCACATTGCTCTGAAATGAGCTACATAAATTTAGCAAATGCCAAAGAAGCTGAAATCCAGCAGCTATTGTTAGAGTATTATGGGTCACTCGAAGATTCACTTATTCCTGCAAACTTAGTAGACTTGGTCAATGGTATGCTTTGCACTTTAGCTAATGATTGGTCGAAGATTAAATCACTTCTGCCTCTACTGGCACTGACGCTTCCATTATGCCAAAGGAAACATCTCAAAAAGTTGTTGAACTTTATTGGTATGTCTGCTGACAGAAGTAGTGGAAGGTTTATCATCAAAAGGTTCACAAGTGCCATTTTGCCAAAGGATATAAAGGACAAG GCTTCTGGCCAGCGATTGGTTTCTTTAATGGTGTGCCACCAGCAGCAAATGTTTACAATTCCAACTCCTGTAAAAGAGCTTTTCCAAAACAGTGTTTTCTCCTTGAAACAAGGAATGTGTCCCACCTTGACATCTAAAATATCCAAACAGCTCTCCATTGAGGAGTACCAGCAACAAAAACTTCAAACAACAAATGAATCCCTTAGTGACCTGATGACTTTCATTGTGGACAACCTGCACATGTCTTTAAAGGAAAAGGAGGAAAGGCTCAAACTCTTTCAGAAACACCACAACGATGTCTTCTTGTGGCAATTTCCAGATGGGAACTTATGA